In one Bryobacteraceae bacterium genomic region, the following are encoded:
- a CDS encoding DUF1501 domain-containing protein has product MQTRRDFFSRISDGLMGAALANLFAEDLAATSRLYDLTPKKPHHAPKAKAVIQLFQNGGPSQVDLFDYKPALEKYAGQPPSRDLAAEVRAVRETGGLMPSPYKFARHGQSGLEISEMLPHLAGVADEITVVRSMFTTHLAHEAALFLMHGGRILPTRPSLGSWIVYGLGSENRNLPAYVVLDDPKGPPINFIQNWQSGWLPAVYQGTRVRSEGSAILNLRARQEDPPAIVDLGRSLLHRMDAAHRDLHPGNVELEARIANYELAARMQMEATDALDLSKESEATREAYGMNNERTASYGTRCLMARRLVERGVRLVQIYIEQQIWDNHNRIREGLDYACGKTDQPSAALVRDLKERGLLDDTLVVWGGEFGRLPIAQSPGATAGRDHGPSGFSLWMAGGGLKRGFAYGSTDEIGYRAAENKVSVHDFHATVLHLLGMSHRDLTFEREGRSERITDEFPARVVHEIIA; this is encoded by the coding sequence ATGCAGACCCGCCGCGATTTCTTCTCCCGCATCTCCGATGGCCTCATGGGCGCCGCACTCGCGAATCTGTTTGCCGAGGATCTCGCCGCCACGTCCCGGCTCTACGATCTGACGCCGAAGAAGCCCCATCACGCGCCCAAGGCAAAGGCCGTGATTCAACTTTTCCAGAACGGCGGCCCAAGCCAGGTCGATCTGTTCGACTACAAGCCGGCGCTCGAGAAGTACGCCGGCCAGCCGCCGAGTCGCGACCTCGCCGCTGAAGTCCGCGCCGTCCGTGAGACCGGCGGCTTGATGCCCTCGCCCTACAAGTTCGCGCGTCATGGACAATCGGGCCTGGAGATCTCGGAAATGCTTCCGCATCTGGCCGGCGTCGCCGACGAGATCACCGTCGTCCGGTCCATGTTCACAACGCACCTGGCCCACGAAGCTGCTTTGTTTCTCATGCACGGCGGACGCATCCTGCCCACACGGCCGTCGCTCGGCTCATGGATCGTCTACGGCCTCGGTTCGGAGAATCGCAACCTGCCGGCCTACGTCGTGCTTGACGATCCAAAGGGCCCGCCGATCAACTTCATTCAGAACTGGCAATCCGGCTGGCTGCCGGCCGTCTACCAGGGAACCCGCGTGCGATCGGAAGGGTCCGCGATCCTCAACCTGCGCGCCCGGCAGGAGGACCCGCCCGCCATCGTCGATCTCGGCCGCAGCCTCCTCCATCGCATGGACGCCGCCCATCGCGACCTTCATCCCGGCAACGTCGAATTGGAAGCCCGCATCGCCAACTACGAACTCGCCGCGCGCATGCAGATGGAAGCCACCGACGCGCTCGATCTTTCCAAGGAAAGCGAAGCCACGCGAGAAGCCTACGGAATGAACAACGAACGCACGGCCTCGTATGGCACTCGCTGTCTGATGGCCCGGCGGCTGGTGGAACGCGGCGTGCGCCTCGTCCAGATCTACATCGAGCAGCAGATCTGGGACAACCACAACCGCATCCGCGAAGGGCTCGATTACGCCTGCGGCAAGACCGATCAACCCTCCGCCGCGCTCGTGCGGGATCTCAAAGAACGTGGACTCCTGGACGACACGCTCGTCGTCTGGGGCGGCGAGTTCGGCCGCCTCCCCATCGCGCAGAGTCCGGGAGCCACCGCTGGTCGCGACCACGGGCCCTCCGGCTTTAGTCTCTGGATGGCCGGCGGCGGCTTGAAGCGGGGCTTCGCCTACGGATCAACCGATGAGATCGGCTACCGTGCCGCCGAGAACAAAGTCAGCGTACACGATTTCCACGCCACCGTTCTCCACCTGCTCGGGATGAGTCACCGCGACCTCACCTTCGAACGCGAGGGCCGCAGCGAGCGCATCACGGACGAGTTCCCGGCGCGCGTTGTGCACGAAATCATCGCCTGA
- a CDS encoding VOC family protein, which yields MLRRIFLILTASVLTAGGRPVTAVDSIGMTVSNLDRSLEFYLQVLGFEKVSDFETHGDAIEHATGVFGARIRTARLRLGAEFLELTEYLTPHGRAFPDDSRGNDLWFQHIAIVTGDMDRAYRHLRAHNVRHASPAPQSLPAWNPTAAGIQAFYFRDPDGHFLEIISFPDGKGEARWHGKSEPLFLGIDHTAIVISDMEASTKFYSEALGMHVAGDSENHGPEQERLNNVFGARLRIRGMRADSGPGVEFLQYLAPSGGRPFPAGSMPNDLVHWHTRFRTGEAASTAERLRDQKAAFVSSGVVEMPDARAGFRKSVLVRDPDGHAVMVAEEVMFEPHRRK from the coding sequence ATGCTCCGGCGAATCTTTCTGATCCTTACCGCGTCAGTCCTGACGGCGGGCGGCAGGCCGGTTACGGCTGTCGACTCCATCGGGATGACGGTTTCGAACCTGGATCGTTCTCTCGAATTCTACTTGCAGGTTCTTGGCTTCGAGAAGGTCTCGGACTTCGAGACCCACGGCGACGCCATCGAACACGCCACCGGTGTATTCGGCGCGCGGATACGGACCGCCCGCCTGCGGCTCGGCGCTGAGTTCCTGGAACTCACCGAGTATCTGACGCCCCACGGGCGCGCTTTCCCCGATGATTCGCGGGGCAACGACTTGTGGTTCCAGCACATCGCCATCGTCACCGGCGATATGGACCGCGCGTACCGTCATCTCCGCGCTCACAACGTGCGGCACGCCTCCCCGGCTCCCCAGTCGCTCCCGGCGTGGAATCCGACCGCAGCCGGAATTCAGGCGTTCTATTTCAGGGATCCCGATGGCCATTTTCTGGAAATCATTTCATTTCCCGACGGTAAAGGCGAGGCTCGCTGGCACGGCAAGTCCGAGCCGCTATTTCTCGGAATCGATCACACCGCGATCGTGATTTCGGATATGGAGGCGAGCACGAAGTTCTACAGCGAGGCGCTGGGGATGCACGTGGCGGGGGACAGTGAGAACCACGGTCCGGAGCAGGAGCGGCTGAACAACGTGTTCGGCGCGCGCCTCCGGATCCGCGGGATGCGCGCTGATTCCGGCCCTGGCGTTGAGTTTCTGCAGTATCTGGCCCCTTCCGGAGGCCGTCCGTTTCCTGCCGGAAGCATGCCGAACGATCTGGTTCACTGGCACACTCGCTTTCGAACCGGCGAAGCGGCTTCGACGGCGGAACGCCTGCGCGATCAAAAGGCGGCGTTCGTTTCGAGCGGTGTTGTCGAGATGCCGGATGCCCGCGCGGGCTTCCGGAAGTCGGTTCTTGTTCGCGATCCGGATGGCCATGCCGTCATGGTCGCGGAGGAAGTCATGTTCGAACCACATAGGAGAAAATAG
- a CDS encoding GMC family oxidoreductase produces MSPNHQYDVIIIGTGAGGGTLAQKLAPSGKRILLLERGDYVPREKDNWNSHAVNFQGKYQTKEVWRDGNGGELHPHTNYCVGGNTKFYGAALFRLRRQDFGVVRHHGGVSPAWPIGYEDLAPYYDQAEEIYNVHGNRGEDPTEPEASGPYPYPAVSHEPRMQMLSDDFAAHGLRPFHTPLGIRLNEASPNSSACIRCNTCDGFPCLLFAKADAQVLGVDKALGYPNVHLKTNAKVDRIETGASGREATGVTVNGETYSAGIIVVACGAINSAALLLRSANDSHPQGLANSSGVVGRHYMGHTNSVLMAVSKCPNNTVFQKTLSVNDYYFGGPGFDYPMGHISFVGKLDGATLKAGAPAIAPGFTLDLMANHSIDFWLTSEDLPDPDNRVTLDRDGNIVLTYKPNNEAGHQRLIDTLKHLLNQQSKCVVHGHECHQGLFARNLYLGQRIPLAGVAHQNGTVRFGADPATSALNADCRAHDVANLYVVDGSIFPSSAAVNPALTIMANAIRVGDRILERM; encoded by the coding sequence ATGAGCCCGAACCATCAATATGACGTGATCATCATCGGCACCGGAGCCGGCGGCGGGACGCTCGCCCAGAAGCTGGCGCCGTCCGGCAAGCGAATCCTGCTGCTCGAACGCGGTGACTACGTGCCGCGGGAGAAGGACAACTGGAATTCGCATGCCGTCAACTTTCAGGGTAAGTATCAGACGAAGGAGGTGTGGCGCGACGGCAATGGCGGCGAGCTGCATCCGCATACAAACTATTGCGTGGGAGGAAACACGAAGTTCTACGGCGCCGCCTTATTCCGGCTCCGGCGCCAGGACTTCGGCGTCGTACGACATCACGGCGGCGTCTCCCCGGCGTGGCCCATCGGATACGAGGATCTCGCGCCCTACTACGATCAGGCCGAAGAGATTTATAACGTCCACGGCAACCGCGGCGAGGATCCCACCGAACCCGAAGCCTCGGGTCCCTATCCGTACCCGGCGGTGAGCCACGAACCGCGCATGCAGATGCTCAGTGACGACTTCGCAGCCCATGGCCTGCGCCCCTTCCATACACCGCTCGGCATCCGTTTGAACGAGGCGTCTCCTAACTCGAGCGCCTGCATCCGCTGCAACACGTGCGACGGCTTTCCCTGCCTGCTGTTCGCCAAGGCAGACGCCCAGGTGCTCGGCGTCGACAAGGCGCTTGGATATCCGAACGTGCACCTCAAGACGAACGCAAAGGTGGACCGGATTGAAACCGGCGCCAGCGGCCGGGAGGCAACCGGGGTGACGGTCAACGGCGAAACATATTCGGCCGGGATCATCGTCGTCGCCTGTGGCGCCATCAACTCCGCGGCGCTCCTACTCCGCTCGGCCAACGATTCCCACCCGCAAGGGCTCGCCAACTCCTCGGGCGTTGTGGGCCGCCACTACATGGGCCACACCAACTCCGTTCTGATGGCCGTGTCGAAGTGCCCCAACAACACGGTGTTTCAGAAAACCTTGTCGGTGAACGACTACTATTTCGGCGGACCCGGCTTTGACTACCCGATGGGGCATATCTCGTTCGTCGGCAAGCTCGACGGAGCAACGCTCAAGGCGGGCGCGCCGGCCATCGCTCCCGGTTTTACCCTCGACCTGATGGCCAACCACTCCATCGACTTCTGGCTCACTTCCGAAGACCTGCCGGACCCGGACAACCGCGTCACACTCGACCGCGACGGAAACATCGTCCTCACTTACAAGCCCAATAACGAAGCCGGCCACCAGCGCCTCATCGACACTCTGAAGCACCTGCTCAACCAGCAGTCGAAATGCGTTGTTCACGGACACGAATGCCACCAGGGCTTGTTCGCTCGAAACCTGTACCTCGGGCAGCGGATTCCGCTGGCCGGCGTTGCGCACCAGAACGGGACCGTCCGATTCGGCGCCGATCCCGCCACTTCCGCGCTGAACGCCGATTGCCGCGCCCATGACGTGGCCAATCTGTACGTCGTTGACGGCAGCATCTTCCCCTCGAGCGCCGCCGTAAACCCCGCGCTGACGATTATGGCCAACGCAATTCGCGTGGGCGACCGCATTCTCGAAAGGATGTAA
- a CDS encoding aquaporin, whose amino-acid sequence MPKREYFMEAINLGLFMLSACVFGTILGHPNSPAYQWLEDPLPRRGVMGAAMGLTALLIIHSPMGQSSGAHMNPAFTLAYWTLGRLDGTTAAFYVFFQFLGGTAGVSLAHGLVGPPLAHSAVNYVVTVPGPSGTATAFAAEFVISGGLMLAVLVVSNRAAWSRWTPTVASALVAVYIVVESPLSGMSMNPARSFGSGFAAEDWSQIWIYFTAPPLGMLFAAAVFRLAKGADGVFCAKLHHHNKRRCIFRCRHGEMT is encoded by the coding sequence GTGCCCAAACGCGAATACTTCATGGAGGCGATCAACCTCGGGCTGTTCATGCTGTCGGCCTGCGTGTTCGGCACGATCCTCGGACACCCGAACTCCCCGGCGTACCAATGGCTCGAAGATCCCCTGCCACGGCGCGGCGTGATGGGGGCGGCGATGGGCCTCACCGCGCTGCTGATCATCCATTCGCCGATGGGCCAGAGTTCCGGAGCGCACATGAACCCGGCGTTCACGCTTGCCTATTGGACGCTTGGCCGGCTGGATGGGACAACGGCAGCCTTCTACGTGTTCTTTCAGTTCCTCGGCGGAACAGCCGGCGTGTCGCTTGCTCACGGGCTGGTTGGTCCGCCCCTGGCGCACTCGGCTGTGAACTACGTGGTCACCGTGCCGGGGCCCTCCGGAACCGCCACGGCATTCGCCGCCGAGTTCGTGATCTCCGGAGGGCTGATGCTGGCGGTTCTCGTGGTGTCGAATCGCGCCGCCTGGTCGCGCTGGACGCCTACTGTGGCTTCGGCGCTCGTCGCGGTCTACATCGTTGTCGAGAGCCCTCTATCCGGGATGAGCATGAATCCGGCCCGGAGTTTCGGATCCGGCTTCGCCGCCGAGGACTGGAGCCAGATCTGGATCTACTTCACGGCGCCGCCGTTGGGAATGCTTTTCGCAGCCGCGGTCTTCCGGCTGGCGAAAGGAGCCGACGGCGTCTTCTGCGCCAAACTCCACCACCACAACAAGCGGCGATGCATCTTCCGCTGCCGCCACGGAGAAATGACATGA
- a CDS encoding NRDE family protein — MLLCNRDELLTRVASSDPEVRLARGIRVLAPVDGGRGGSWIASNELGLSVCLLNGTAMTGRAARVREAPTVSRGTVLMNLAGAQSLGELREWIRAAEFQSVAPFTVAAIQPGKPAAIFEWNGGELAEDLDGERHMPLVSSSFAAGSVREWRRREFRRMAGRGIDDAVLYAFHESHRGGPSAYSTCMHRPGAATVSFSSVEVSRASIAFSFAAHAPCRIAPGACVGLARAN; from the coding sequence TTGCTGCTGTGTAACCGGGACGAGTTGCTGACACGGGTCGCCTCGTCGGATCCGGAGGTGCGTCTGGCCCGGGGCATCCGCGTGCTTGCTCCCGTCGACGGCGGCCGCGGTGGAAGCTGGATCGCATCCAACGAACTCGGGCTCTCGGTCTGCCTGCTGAACGGAACGGCCATGACAGGGCGTGCCGCGCGAGTGCGCGAGGCGCCCACGGTAAGCCGGGGAACGGTGCTCATGAATCTGGCGGGTGCGCAATCCCTTGGCGAATTGCGCGAATGGATTCGCGCTGCGGAGTTCCAGAGCGTCGCGCCGTTCACAGTGGCGGCGATTCAGCCGGGCAAGCCGGCGGCGATCTTCGAGTGGAACGGCGGTGAACTCGCGGAGGATCTGGATGGGGAACGGCATATGCCGTTAGTGTCGTCTTCCTTCGCGGCCGGTTCGGTTCGCGAATGGCGTCGGCGGGAGTTCCGGCGGATGGCCGGAAGGGGCATTGATGACGCCGTCCTGTACGCGTTTCACGAAAGTCACCGCGGCGGGCCAAGCGCCTACTCAACTTGCATGCACCGGCCTGGGGCGGCAACCGTGAGCTTTAGTTCGGTGGAAGTCTCGCGCGCGTCGATCGCCTTTTCTTTCGCGGCTCACGCGCCTTGCCGCATTGCGCCCGGTGCCTGTGTAGGACTGGCGCGGGCGAACTGA
- a CDS encoding VTT domain-containing protein has protein sequence MDPTYLILIAAATLVSEDLTLAATGALVARGEIGFAQGVIACAAGIFAGDMLLYAAGRACRKGLLRWPRAAGLLARGSGWLRGRQAFGAVLMSRFTPGLRLPIYFAAGFLPTRPLAFAFYFLAAALVWTPLIVGFAETVSSIGWMAAGSMAAAWWILRSALARRGLPWVRKFAWEFWPAWLAYLPLAPFFCYLALRYRSLTVFTAANPGIPTGGLAGESKTSILNSLSESPDLVAEFRAIEAGPLSHRLDAAGVFGEWPVVLKPDVGERGRDVAIVRTEEELTEYLAGHPARALVQRYVEGPEFGLFYYRFPGEARGHILSITEKRLPSVTGDGVSTVRELIESDARAALLLQTYLRSVRRAEGDVPGDGERVPLVEVGSHCRGAIFLDGTGLCTRELLDAVDAVSRRFPGFHFGRFDVRAASVEALRNGRFRILELNGVSAEAAHIYDPRTSVWVAYRSLCRQWRLAFAIGDANRKRGARPARLRELIAVLWRHRKS, from the coding sequence ATGGACCCCACCTACTTGATCCTCATCGCCGCCGCGACGCTGGTGAGCGAAGACCTCACACTCGCCGCAACAGGCGCTTTGGTGGCCCGAGGGGAAATCGGTTTCGCGCAGGGCGTAATCGCGTGCGCTGCGGGCATCTTCGCCGGAGACATGCTCTTGTACGCCGCGGGCCGCGCCTGCCGGAAAGGCTTGTTGCGATGGCCCCGCGCCGCCGGTCTGCTTGCGCGCGGAAGCGGTTGGCTGCGGGGCAGGCAAGCGTTCGGGGCCGTCCTGATGAGTCGCTTCACTCCCGGCCTTCGCCTGCCGATCTACTTCGCCGCCGGATTCCTTCCAACCAGACCGCTGGCTTTCGCCTTCTACTTCCTGGCGGCGGCATTGGTGTGGACGCCGTTGATCGTTGGTTTTGCGGAGACGGTCTCCTCCATCGGCTGGATGGCCGCCGGGAGCATGGCGGCGGCGTGGTGGATTCTACGGAGTGCGCTTGCCCGGCGCGGCTTGCCTTGGGTAAGGAAGTTCGCGTGGGAGTTCTGGCCGGCGTGGCTGGCGTATCTTCCTCTGGCGCCCTTCTTTTGTTACCTTGCCTTGCGGTACCGCTCGCTCACCGTATTCACGGCCGCCAATCCTGGAATTCCGACGGGCGGCCTTGCCGGCGAATCGAAAACCTCCATCCTCAATTCGCTGTCGGAGTCGCCGGACCTGGTTGCCGAGTTCCGCGCGATTGAGGCCGGCCCGCTGTCGCATCGGCTCGACGCGGCCGGCGTATTTGGCGAGTGGCCGGTGGTTCTGAAGCCCGATGTCGGCGAGCGTGGTCGCGATGTCGCCATCGTGCGGACGGAGGAAGAGCTCACGGAGTATCTGGCCGGTCATCCCGCTCGCGCGCTCGTTCAGCGGTATGTCGAAGGGCCGGAGTTCGGGCTGTTCTACTACCGATTCCCGGGCGAGGCGCGGGGCCACATTCTCTCGATCACCGAGAAGCGGCTGCCGTCCGTCACCGGCGACGGCGTCAGCACGGTGCGAGAGCTGATTGAGAGCGATGCGCGAGCCGCGCTGTTGCTCCAGACCTACCTAAGATCGGTGCGCCGCGCCGAGGGCGACGTTCCGGGCGACGGCGAGCGCGTACCGCTGGTGGAGGTGGGGTCGCATTGCCGCGGCGCGATATTTCTCGATGGGACGGGTTTGTGCACGCGGGAACTGCTCGATGCGGTGGACGCGGTGAGCCGGCGCTTCCCGGGCTTCCACTTCGGCCGGTTCGACGTGCGCGCGGCGTCCGTGGAGGCGTTGCGCAACGGCCGGTTCCGCATTCTCGAACTCAACGGTGTATCGGCCGAGGCGGCGCACATCTACGATCCGCGGACCTCGGTCTGGGTAGCCTACCGGTCTCTTTGCCGCCAGTGGCGGCTCGCGTTTGCAATCGGCGATGCGAACCGGAAAAGGGGAGCGCGGCCGGCGCGTTTGCGGGAACTGATCGCGGTGTTGTGGCGGCACAGAAAAAGTTAG
- a CDS encoding GNAT family N-acyltransferase: MPAPLRIRHLGNTDLDGRVLFAMRGADRDLLLANAPEAAGWTNALQWRRPIGDEPIVPLCLRTGTDAELRVGRAIAPALLTTLSDTEDRLGYVRWRTELLACSEDTPEPMRGAGAVEPVAQAEPSEWIAREIADLGPDHRLLDAGEYSVYLAEAPAIPRILCEIGRLREIAFRAAGEGTGRRRDLDRFDDGYHHLFVWNAERREIAGAYRLRLTDDNPAALYTTTLFQLAPEFFGSLGPAIELGRSFIRVEYQKSFAPLLLLWKGIGRVVAAHPEHSTLFGPVSISNSYQSISRELMMAFLEQHAMLADLARWVRPKCAPKRRAGLNAGFCRDVETLSDVVADLEPERRGVPVLLRQYLRLGGKLLGFNVDHDFAAALDGLIVVDLTKTDPRLVERFFGKAEAAALRSHSPGCSLEHSKGNRENHEANHS, encoded by the coding sequence ATGCCGGCACCGCTCCGGATTCGGCACCTGGGCAACACCGATCTCGACGGCCGCGTTCTGTTCGCCATGCGGGGCGCTGACCGCGACCTGCTTCTGGCAAACGCGCCGGAGGCCGCCGGCTGGACTAACGCACTCCAATGGCGGCGGCCGATCGGCGACGAACCCATCGTCCCTCTGTGTCTTCGGACCGGGACGGACGCGGAACTGCGGGTCGGAAGAGCCATCGCCCCCGCGCTTCTTACGACCCTGTCCGATACGGAAGACAGGCTCGGCTACGTCCGCTGGCGAACCGAGCTGTTGGCGTGTTCCGAAGACACTCCCGAACCAATGCGCGGCGCGGGAGCCGTCGAACCCGTGGCGCAGGCGGAGCCCTCTGAGTGGATCGCGCGGGAAATCGCGGACCTCGGGCCCGATCACCGACTCCTCGATGCTGGCGAGTACTCCGTCTACCTGGCCGAAGCTCCCGCCATCCCGCGCATCCTGTGCGAGATCGGCCGACTGCGAGAGATCGCGTTCCGCGCGGCCGGCGAGGGCACGGGCCGGAGGCGCGACCTCGATCGCTTCGACGACGGCTACCATCACCTGTTTGTCTGGAACGCGGAGCGCCGCGAAATCGCGGGCGCCTATCGCCTCCGATTGACCGATGACAACCCGGCGGCGCTGTACACGACGACGCTCTTCCAGCTTGCGCCGGAGTTCTTCGGATCCTTGGGACCGGCGATCGAACTCGGCCGTTCGTTCATCCGTGTCGAATACCAAAAGAGCTTCGCGCCGCTCCTGCTGCTGTGGAAGGGCATCGGACGCGTGGTGGCGGCCCACCCGGAGCATTCCACCCTGTTCGGGCCGGTGAGCATCAGCAACTCCTACCAATCCATCTCCCGGGAACTCATGATGGCCTTTCTCGAACAGCATGCGATGCTTGCCGACCTCGCCCGCTGGGTTCGCCCGAAGTGCGCTCCGAAACGGCGCGCAGGCCTCAACGCCGGATTCTGCCGCGATGTCGAAACGCTCTCCGACGTTGTCGCCGACCTCGAACCCGAGCGCCGTGGCGTTCCGGTTCTCCTGCGCCAGTATCTTCGTCTGGGGGGAAAGCTCCTCGGGTTCAATGTCGACCATGACTTCGCCGCGGCACTCGACGGCTTGATCGTAGTCGATCTCACCAAAACCGATCCGCGGCTGGTGGAACGCTTCTTCGGGAAGGCCGAGGCAGCCGCGCTGCGCAGCCACTCTCCAGGCTGCAGCCTGGAGCACTCGAAAGGAAACCGTGAAAATCACGAAGCCAATCATTCTTAG
- a CDS encoding ferric reductase-like transmembrane domain-containing protein produces the protein MSVRYTAIGWNPYKKRYDRVLAASMAGYIALFAGLGAIVHPAATVETLLIRALGTLAFLLLHVVLAIGPLCRLDPRFLPLLYNRRHLGVATFLAGLAHGAFSIVQFHAWGDVNPLTSLLTSNPRWSSAAQFPFELAGASALAVLFALAATSHDFWLHNLTPGVWKRIHMLVYIAYALLVAHVSLGALQSERSPWLAAILGAGLATLCILHLAAAAKERRLDLVPEKSAGFADLCPLDSIPEGRARVFTLGGERIAVFRRGDRVSAMSNVCRHQNGPLGEGKIVGGCVTCPWHGYQYDPDSGAAPPPFEDRVPVYPALVVEGRVKVNPCPR, from the coding sequence ATGAGCGTGCGCTACACAGCCATCGGCTGGAATCCGTACAAGAAACGGTACGACCGTGTCCTCGCCGCTTCGATGGCCGGATATATCGCGCTATTCGCCGGGCTGGGCGCGATCGTGCATCCGGCCGCCACCGTGGAAACGCTTCTCATCCGCGCGCTCGGCACGCTCGCCTTCCTCCTGCTCCACGTCGTGCTCGCCATCGGCCCGCTGTGCCGTCTCGATCCGCGCTTCCTCCCACTGCTCTACAACCGGCGCCATCTTGGCGTCGCCACGTTCCTCGCCGGACTGGCGCATGGTGCTTTCTCGATCGTGCAGTTTCATGCGTGGGGCGACGTGAATCCGTTGACCAGCTTGCTCACGAGCAATCCGCGATGGTCCAGCGCCGCGCAGTTTCCGTTCGAACTCGCCGGCGCCTCGGCGCTGGCGGTGCTGTTCGCGCTCGCCGCCACCAGTCATGACTTCTGGCTGCACAATCTCACGCCCGGCGTCTGGAAACGCATCCATATGCTGGTCTACATCGCGTACGCGTTGCTGGTGGCGCATGTCAGCCTCGGCGCGCTGCAATCCGAACGAAGCCCCTGGCTCGCTGCGATTCTCGGGGCCGGCCTCGCCACTCTCTGCATTCTTCACCTGGCCGCCGCGGCCAAGGAACGGCGGTTGGATCTCGTCCCAGAGAAGTCGGCCGGCTTCGCGGATCTCTGCCCGCTCGATTCGATTCCCGAAGGCCGCGCCCGGGTCTTCACACTCGGCGGCGAGCGCATCGCCGTGTTCCGCCGCGGCGATCGTGTATCGGCGATGTCGAACGTATGCCGCCACCAGAACGGCCCTCTCGGAGAAGGCAAAATCGTCGGCGGCTGCGTTACCTGCCCATGGCACGGCTACCAGTACGACCCCGATAGCGGCGCGGCGCCTCCACCGTTCGAGGACCGGGTTCCCGTTTATCCGGCGCTCGTCGTCGAGGGCCGCGTGAAGGTGAACCCATGCCCACGATGA